TCCCAGCCTGCAGTCAGGTGTGAATGTCAAGTGAGCTCTCTAGTGGGCGGGGTGAAGACCAACAGGCCATGTCCACCAAGCTGTGGGGAATGGGTATGTACCTTATTGTCTCCACCGGAGACAGCCAGGATGTTGGCTGTGATGGACCAGCTCACATGCCACACCACATCATTGAACTTGTGCAACAATTTAGGGGACCATGTATTGCCTGAGGCATCATCACAGGTCCAAATGAACACACGACCGTCCTAGGAAGAAACAGGATAGAGTCAGGAGATGGGGACGAGACTCTGCGTTTGTGATGTCCTCCCAATCTAGAGCCACGCAGCACCTCTCTGCAGGCACAGGGTGGGGGATTCAAACGGGAGCCAAGGTCCTCTGGGGCATCCACAGCTTTGCTTCTGTCTCTTCACACTGGTCAAGAGTGTCCCGGATTCCTTTTCTCATCCGGGTTTCGGAGGTGGACTCTGTCTGCGTTGCTAACTCAGATTTTCTCTGGGGTTTCCCTGATGCCTGCCAAGTCACTTCCACTGTCTATCTATACCTTCTCAACTGAATGGGCAGAGCTCTCCAAAAACCAAGCTCTGAGAATGAGAAGGCACAagtaaaaaagcacaaaaatctCAAATTTAGAACCAAACCAAACAGGTTCCTATGATGTGAAAGGCCTGGCTGGCTCCCTCTAGGGTGGTGGCATATAACTGAAGGCTCGCCCTTGGCAGTCCTTGCTGTCTGGGAAGGGTGGCTCGGTAGCTGAGCCTAGAATTCCCATCCCTTCCCATCCCGCCCCATCGTTGCTTGGGAACACTCGGACTGCACCTGGGCACCTTGGCTCCCCAGTCTCACAAGGGTTAGGAGGGAAAATGCATCCCGAATCTGCCTCCTTCTTAGTGCTGGTTCTGTTGTAGCTGTCTCCTCTCAGCGGAGGCAGACCACTTGTGGCTTCTGACCAAGAGTTCCCCACACGATGACCTGACTCCCTGTGCTCTGGGCCAGAGGTGTCTGTTGCTCTCCCTTTACCTTCACAGAGGACTTTCCGCTAAGGAGACTAACAGCTGATGGGCCTGACTCGAGACTAAATGACAAGAGATGCTCTCATGGCCCTGGGCTGACCTGGGAGCAGCTGGCGATGGTGCTGGTGGGCAGGCCGATGGAGGGGGCCCAGGCCACATCTCGAACCCAGTCACTGTGCGCTTCTAGCTTCTGCTCCTCCTTCCACTGGCCGTCCTCCTCCTCCCTAACAGGGGGGGGCAGAAAGAGAATCAGCAGAGAGCTGCCTGGGGGCCTTTCCCACACCTCAACTCCTCCCCTACCCGACAGGCTCTGCCTGGGGTGGAGAAGCGATtccatctttcttctttcattcatgGAGTTTGTGGCATTTTATTCCCTTCACCCCAGCTGTAAAAAAAACCCTCCAGGAAATGCTCTGCTTCCACAGCCAAAGAGTCAGCTCCAACAGTTGGGAATTAGGTGAACAGGTGTTGTGTTGTTTTTCAAGGATGTCCTCCAACAGATTGAAAACAGTATTTTACtggcaggagggagaaagagaggtgaCTTTGTTTCTTGTGAGTGTGGCTGAGTCATGGTGAGTAGGGTAAAGGGTAGAAATGTCCCCTCAAAGAGAAGGCCACATATCCCTACTTACTTCCACAGCTTGATGAGGTTGTCACAGCCACCTGATGCAAACCTCTTGATGTAATTGGGTTTCTGCCCCGAAGGCTGGTCTATGAGGCTTCCAGGTACAACAGCAGGGGCCCAGCTGACGGCATTGCAGCCAATCTGTAAAGATGGAACACGCGGTGACTCTGCCTTGCAAGAGAACACTGCTTTCGCAGACCCAAGCCTGCTGTCCCTCTCTCCTCCGCTTCTCAGGACTGGACTGTGTGAAGGCTGACATGAAGCACTCATCACGTGGTCCACTGCTCAGAATTCTCCCTCAAGGATCCCAACAGTGTGTGCATTTTTCTGCAGTGTGcactaaaagtagaaattaagaaCTCCCACAAATTTAAGAAACAGGACATTTTTTAAACACATGAAAGAATGGTACATtggagctttttgttttttgaaaaatcttttatTATAAATAGATCAAGAAACAAAAATTCTGCCACCTGCCTGAAAAGCCCTGTCATTATGCCCTTCCTCATCACAGCTCCCTCTACAAGTAACCACTGGCCTGACTTCTAACCCAATTTCCCCCCATTTTATCACTCAAATGTGCATCCCTTGACACTACAGTCTTatccattaaacatttttttggattttttttttttacatctcctactttgcagattcctcctctgatttttttccttacaaTTTTTCTGCTGAAGAGAGTCTAGTCTCTCGGTCTGGGTTTTGTTGCTTTATACGCAGTTCAATATGTTCCTCTGAATTCCTGAAAACTGTCAGCTGGAGCCAAGACTGGACAGACTCAGGTGTGATCCCTTTGGCCAAGACTAGAGCTGGTGTGTTCTCTCATCAGGAGGCACGTTAGCTTGTCTCTTATATTAACAGCTGTCAATAACTCAGGCCTCTCTTAATTCACTGGGGCTTGCAAAATGGTGACACTCTAATTCTATCCTTGTCATTTATTCCATGGAATGCTCCAGATAGGGGTACTTCTCATTAACTATTCGATTACCCAGGGGTAGAGGTCTGATacggtttagctgtgtccctactcaaatctcatcttgaattcccacgtgttgtgggagggacccagtagaaGGTAACTGACTCaggggggcaagtctttcccatgctgttctcatgatagtgaatagtCTTATTAGATCTGacgattttaaaaatgggagtttttctgcacaagctctctcttttgcctgctgccatccatgtaagatgtgacttgctcctccttgccttctgccatgattgtgaggcctccccagccacgtggaactgagtTCTCCATCCTCTTTCCTTTggaaattgcccagtctcaggtatgtctttgccagcagcgtgaaaacagactaatacaaggtcAGAAAGGAAAGCCTGGATAAACGCTTGATTCTTTCTGAACTGGTTCTGTCACTTTCCAAAGATGACTGATTctcctctttatttattattaacttttttttttttttttttaattgagacagggtctcactgtcacccaggctgaagggcaggtTGGtacgatcatggttcactgcagcctcaaacttcctaggctcaagcgatcctcccacctcggactcccaaattactgggattataggtgtgagccactgcctttttttttctttttttttgagacagagcctggctctgtcacccaggatggtgcgatcttggctcactgcaacctccacctcccaggttcaagtgattctcctacctcagcctcctgcgtagctgggattgcaggtgtgtgccactacgcctggctaatttttgtatttttagtagagacgaaaattagtccattttcacaccactgataaagacatacctgacactgggtagtttacaaaaaaaagagaggtttaatggactcactcccacatagctggggaggcctcacaatcatggcagaaggcaaggaggagcaagtcacatctcacATGGATGGCAGCGAAAAGGGAGAGAGCCTGTGCAGGCGAACTCCTCCTCATAgaaccagatcttgtgaaacttattcactatcaagagaacagaacagcatgggaaagacctccTACTATGACTCAACCACCTCCTATGACTCAACCACCTCCTACCAGGTACCCCCTATAACACGTGggcattcaagatgagatctgggtgaggacacagccaaaccacatcatggggttccgccatgttggtcaggctggtctcgaactcctgacctcaggtgatccacctgcctcagcctccctaagtgctgggattacaggtgtgagccaccgtgtctgccGTGGGCCCAGCCTTTTAACCCTCATTTAGTCTTAGTTCTATATATTTATGCTGAAGTCTTCATAGTCATTTTTGTTGTGTGATATGTATCCTCTAGTAGATTCCTCAGGAAGGGTACAGTAgtccctgaatttttttttttttttgagacagagtcttgctctgtggcccaggctggagtgcagtggcgcaatctcggctcactgcaagctccacctcccgaataGTCCCTGAATTCTTGCATATTGATAATAGTTCACATTCTTTACACTcgaaagctaattttaaaaatagatttgatATGGTATAATTGACATAAACTGCGTATCAAGTGCATGATTTGGTGAATTTTGACAAAAATATACCCTGTAGGATCATCACATCACCTCAATCAAGATAAGGAACATGCCCATCATTCCAGAAAGTTTCCTCGATCCCCTGGTGATCCATCTCCCCATCCTGCATCCCCCAATCTTGGTGACCACGGGCCTGCTCAGCTGCACTTCCTAGATATGACAGCAGTGGAATCACAGTgtgtccttgtttttctttttttcactcagcgtaattattttgaaatttattcatcTTCCTATTGTgttaagtcatttctttttaatgctggCAGTATTTCCAAAGTATGGATATATCACAACTTATCatttacctgttgatggacatgtggACTATTTGCAGTTTTTAGCtagtaaagctgctataaactttTGTGTATAAGTCTTTGTGTGAACCTGAAAGTCAATTTTCCTGGTTATAAATCCCTGGCCCATACTGTCTTTCCTCGAGTATTTTAAAcatgttattcttttttcttttgcatcaaTCCTTACTATTGAAAAGTCTGACAATAACCCAATTGTCTTTCCTCTTTAAGTCACAAGGCTCCTTTCCTCTGGAGCCCCCGAAACTTAAAGTCTCATAATTTTACTAGAATTCTATCTTTTCGTTGGTGATGctgggttgatttttttttttagagacagagtctcactatgttggccaggttgttcttgaactcctggcctcaaacaatcttcccacctcaatctccccaagtgctaggattacaggctgaaCCAGCTcacctggccttgtttttttgtttttttttcttgagacagagtcttgctctattgcccaggttggagtgtaatggcgtgatctcggctcactgcaacctctgcctcccaggttcaagcaattctcttgcctcagccttccgagtagctgggattacaggtgtgcgccaccacgtctggctaatttttgtatttttagtagagacggggtttcgccatgttggtcaggctggttttgaactcctgacctcaggcgatccgcctgcctcagcctcccaaagtgctgggattacaggctgagccactgtacctggctgatATTGTTAAGTGTAGGGTATGATCTCTCAATCTCAAGTTtcaaatcttcattttttaattttaagaaagttttctgGATTACTTCTTAgtatttgttctgttttcctttccagGGACTCCTGGTATTCATATGTTTGACCTTTCTGCCTGTCTTTACTTTTGCTCAAAACCTTTTTACCTCTTCACTTTTTTGCTCttgagatgtttcctttttcacagtttATCCTTTTCAGGCAGGATCTGCTGTGTTTATCGACACTTGCATTTCATCTAACTTAGTCTTCACTTCTGACatgacttttatttctaattctttcctgagttctgtcgccttatttctgatttttaaaatgttgatttacACTATTCTGTCATGCTTTGTATTGTTAGAATGTCACCTGGCTTGATGTGAAATAGCGGGTTACAGCTTGGCTCTGTTCTGTGGGCGTACCTTTCTAACGTCCTCTCACTGTCCACAGGGAGGGTATTTTGCATATTGTTTCTTATATAATAACTTTGTAAGCAATTTCACTTCAAAgacttttctgttatttttaggtGAGATGAGTTTTCCTGATAAGAAAGGCTCAGGAAAGTCTAAGCTCAGAACTCTCCCTCGTTTCTGTGTAGTGTTAAAAAATGTGGGAGATGGCTTTCAGGAGTTCctgtctttgtttctcttctccaCGTTGGTCTACATCTCATCCTTCCTTTCCTGTGTCCCTGTCCAGCTCAACTGTGATTTCATTTCCAGCAGTGCCTCTTCCTGAGGGGGCCTGTCCCGGAGGCTTGCTCTGGAGGATCACAGAGCTCAGATTTCTTCCCACCCCTTCAGCCTTTCTTATCGTGGGCTGCGTGCATTCACTCGGTGTTAGAGTGCAAACCCCTCCCGGTCATTTCTccgaagatacacaaatggccaataagcccCCAAAAGATGCTCACCATCATCTTTGATTAgcgaaatgcaaaaaaaaatcacaataagggctgggtgcggtggctcacacctgtaatcccagcactttgggagacttaggcaggcggatcacttgaggccaggagtttgagaccaacctgggcaacatggtgaaaccctgtctctactaaaaatacaaaaattagccgggtgttgtggcgtatgcctgtagttccagctgctcaagaggctgaggcgtgagaattgcttgaacctgggaggcggggattgcagtgagctgagatcacgccactgcactccagcctgggtgacagagcaagactccgtctcaaaaaaacaaaacaaaacccaaaaaatcaCAGTAAGATACCACCTCACATTCACTAGGACAGCTGTAATCAAAATGACAGACAtatgttagtgaggatgtggagaaagtagaatcctcatacactgctgatgggactGTAAAAGGGTACAGTTACTTTGCAAAACAgtttagcagttcctcaaaaagttaaacagagaattaccatatgactcagcaatttcacaCCAGGTATAGacccaagagaattaaaaacatatgttcatgCAAAAACTTATctgcaaatgttcatagcagcattgttcataagGCCAAGAACATCAATCATCTGATGAATGGATACACAGAATGTCTATATTCACAATGGAGtattatccagccataaaaaggaatggagtgCTGATACACGCTATgatatggatgaaacttgaaCTCATTATGCTAAGTAGGAGAAGCCTGCCACAAAAGACCACAGATTGTCTGATTCTACGTACAACTGATCctcaatttcatttcattatgttgacaagataaaaaaaaaaaaacaactcccaGCGGGGGCCCTGCCTGTGTGGAGTCTGTACGTTCCCTGTGTCTGCGTGGGTTCTCTCCTGGTCCTCTGGTTTCCTTTCACACCCTAAAGATGTGCATGTTCGCTTCACTGGTGCGCCTGCATTGTCCCAGTGTGAGTGTGGGGGCGTGTGTGAGTGCTCTGCTGGTGGAAGGGTATACTGTCCAGGGCTGGCTTTTGCCTCATGCCCTAAGTTGCCAGGACAGGCTCCAGCCACCTGTGACCCTGAACTGGAATGagattagaaaaagaataaatacaaattattgtaGAAAACTCACAAAATATCCAATAATCATACAGATGCATGACAGCAAATGATGTGGCATTAGTCATATGAGTCCCCCACACTGGTTATTGTTGGTTTTTGAACTGTGTGGTGGTAGGAGGTAGGACACTGATGTTcgctttgcaaacatttattccttgattGAACCACCAACATCACGACTGCTGTCACTCACTAATTCATCAAAAGTTGGGTAAAGAATGACcttgtttatattaatatttcttaaatgtatgcatagctcacatacttttaaaaaattttaataacacCACTCCATTCTACAGGGTCCCAATGACTACTGCAGGGCATGTCACCTGGACGCAGCCATAGctaaggtggcagtgagcaggcTGCTGCTGCATCTTCCTGGTGCCCAGCCCTCCCCTGCTTGGGAGCACACAACAAGGAAGCAGTGCCAGGTCCTGCCTGGGCTGAATGAGGCCGGTGCAGCCTGGTCTGGTTTCAGAGCAAAGAGGCCCAAAGCTGCTCTATAGCAATCATGTCTGGTCAGCTGACCCCTCCCCGGCCCACTGCACAGCAGGGACCCTCCCCTACCACCTTCTAGGGAGCCTGCAGACACAGGGCAAGGCAAGCACTCTCACTGCAGGAAAGGCAGGGGCTGGACTCACGGTGTGAGCGTTGTTGATCTTCTTTACTTCCCATTGGCCTTCCCCGGTGTACGTCAGCAGGGAGATGGCCCCATCTGAGCTCCCACAGGCCAGGATCAGGCCATAGTCATGGGGGGCCCAGCACACCGAGTTCACTGTAGGAAGAGGGAGAGTGCAGCGAGCAAAGCAGGGAGACCACGGCCCCAGGTCCCGCCTTCTACAGATTTACTGTTTTACTAAATGTCCACAACAAACAACTGTAGGAGTCACCGGGGGAAGCCGTAATTTGGTCATCTGAGGACACTGAAAAAAACCCTGTCAACTGAGGACACTGAAAAAAACCCTATCACCTACTAATACCATGATTTCATAACCTACAGTCTGTCTAACGAAAAACTGGGCAGGACAACAATCTGAGAATGAAGGGTAGTCCTTAAAATGAATAATCCTGAAGAGAAACTCACTTGTCTTATTTGTTTTGGACTGGCTTTAGGTCTTAGGGCCTTACTCAGCTGCAGACAGACTAGCAGAAAAGCCAACCAAAGCTCAAGGGACAGAGGACAGACAAGAGGCACCAGGAGGGGCAGGGAGCCAGGGCTCCAGCCGGGACAGAGTCCTCCTTTTTTACCCAGTGGTGCCCTCGCCCGCTCTGCTGCCATGCTCAGTGTACCTGAGGAGTCGTGTCCCGCGTGCTCGTGGCTCTTCTCCCAGGTGCCATTTTCCTCTCTCCAGATAATGACTTTCCGGTCATAGGAGCACGATGCCAGGATGTTGCCATACATGGGGTGAGCCCAGGCCACTTGCCACACAGGACCCTCATGACTGCAAAGTGAGAGAGAGGCCAGAGGAACCCATAGTGCCTCTGCAGGCACTACTTTGGACAGAACTAAATGACTCCCTGAGACAATGTATCAGGGCAGAACTGCTTAAGAACTTCAAAGGGAGAGCTACACAATGCCATTTCAAAAGGGGTGCTCAGTGGACAGTGAGGAGCCTGAGGTCCTAAGAGGTTAAGCAACCTAAGGTCACAGAGCCTTTGAGAGAGAGTTGAGCCTCTGGGTCAGCCTTCCTGTCCTGGCCAGGCAGGAACCTCACTTGTCCAGACTGTAGCCAGCACTGTCTATATGTACTGTCTACAGCATAGTCATTAATTGGTCCAGGGTTTCCAGCCACAAgtgctcaggaaatatttgtaGACTCATGTGCTATTCATCCTTCCTGACAGTCAGCTTCCTGAGGAGGCATTATTGGTTTCATTTTGCTATTTTCCATTACTCTTTTAATTTGTTCAAAAGGCAtgtctttcccttctcttctgaTCTTTATCCATTTACCTGATAACACGTACTATCTGAGCAAatgctctgtgccaggctttgtATGGGGACCATTTCTCTAGCCCAGGGAAGAGTTTGCACCTTAGCACTCAAGAGGTAGAGTAGCATGGTAGAGTTAGTGGTCAGGAGACCAGGCCCATTCCCCCATTCACTAGCTCTTGACTTTAGGCAAGGATATTTTTGTCTCTTTACCTGAAAATGGAGAAATCAATAAGAATTTTCATAAAGTTTGGAACAATGCttggtagaaggaaagaaaaaagccacTCAATACCCATTAGCTATTAGTGCTGCTCCTGGTTTACTCCTTCACTGTGGGCTGCACACACTCaagtctcctcctccctctggctGGGACAACAGGACATTCCCAGTCCCTACAAAGGTGCTGCTAATGAAACTGTGAGTAGACTCAAACTTCCAACAACTAGGACAGTTTTTACTAAGGCAAAAAAGAATGGGGTGGGAATTTTTATCCCTCCAATATTTCACATCCTTTGAATGTAAGAAAAACAGCAGAAAGGACAGAGCCACAGCAAACATAACTGCCTTGGCCAACAAGCTGCACTGTGGCAGCTCTCTGCCTGCCCAGGGGCTCCTGCATAGAGAAGCCTGATTTGGCTCCTCAGTCACTTGATCATTTGACACTCAGACAGAGGAGAACTTCTAGGCCCACTTCCCCAAATGGACACTGACTTAGtttaaaaactgctttttaaTTCAGTTAACAAACATGTGCTGAGCACCTACCTGTCATGGCTCTTAATCTTGCCTGTGCATTCTGGGGAAGGTTATGGACCCTCATCAGAATAATGCACAAAACACACAGAACTAGGCTTATAAAGAAAATTCAATTATAAATTATACactaatcaactttttttttttttttgggaagggtttcgccctgtcacccaggctgcagtgcagtggcaccatcatggctcactgcagcctcaaactcctgggctcaggccatcctcccacctcggcctcccaaagtgttaggattacaggagtgagccacctcgcccagcctgttATCAAAATATTATAAAGCAATTTATGAGATAGTGATGCATGTACGTCTTTGTTAACACTTTAAGCAACAAACTCTAGTGGCAGGTCTAATAACCACTGTAATTTCAAAGTCGTGATGAGCATAAGTGATATTCTGAGGTAGCTAAGTAACTGTGATGTGTGATAACAATATCTGTGACTTCTACTGGTGACAAAGTGACAGGCACTACAAATATTACTGAAGTTTCTGGCCTACATCCATAATTGAAAGAAATGCTAAATATCAGTCactgaaaatgcattttttttccccctgtccCAATTCATCAACCCCTGAGTTCTACTCACAGAACCCTTGGAGATCCATGGCACCCAGAAAAACCCACAAATACATGAAAGGCAATGAGCTGAGGGAAAGCAGTAGAGATGTGGCCATAAAAATGAGCCAGAATTTCCTCAAGATCTCAGTAGGGAGCAGGGCAGGCCAAACATTTGTAAATAATCACTGAACACCTGCCACGGGCAAACAGGCAGAACAATGGGATTTATAAAATGATAGCATTCTTACCTTATTCTTACGGCGATGCTTTTGTGACGCTTTAGGTCATACTGGCTAAACTTGCATGAAATGGTACTGTTTACCACTTTTAAAAGTAGCAGTAGCTGCCTGCACTATAGACttactgtgtgctgggccctgCGTCAGGGCCTTGCATGCACTAGCTGGATAGGAGGTAGCACTGGCCCAATTTTGAGGATGAGCAGATGAAGGCTCTGAGACAGAAACTGACTCATTTGCCCAAGGTCTTCTAATGGGTACATataaagtggcagagctgagactcaCACCTGTATCCACCTGTGCCCTTAACAGCATCATCCCTGGGGACATCTGCTGAGGACAGCCAGGCTGGCTGGGATCCCAGCGTCCTCTCTGCTAAATGCACTTTGGGGTTGCTCTGAATCTGGGCTCCCATGCTTTGCTCCCACGCTTGAAGCAGGGCCTGAGAACCCACACCATTCCTGCAGCCCTTCCCTGGGCTTGCCAGCACTTACCCCCTGAGGTCGGCGATAAGGATCTGCCCTCCATTGCGCACATCAAAGATTTTGACGGACCTGTCTGATGAGCAGGTTGCCAGGCGGGTGCCGTAGTAGTCCATCTGGGCGTCGTGCTGCAAAGGGAGGACAGCTCGGGAGGCCTGCAGGCTGGGTGGGTGGGCAGGTAGGGTGAGGGCTGTCACCACACAGAGTCTAGTTCAGACCAGAATCTCCCTGAAATCAATCTAATCTCAAAGTATCATCACCCTCAGGCAGGAAGCTAGCATGTGGACATTCTCACTTCACCAACGGGCAGTGTCTCTCTGAAAGGGAAAAGCAAgccacacccagctggtgtcaCAGACCCTTTACATACCTCAGGGAAGGGCCCTTCCATTCCTGTTCCGCAGGGTGGgtatggaagaaaaaaagttgGCCTAGCTGCCTTCTTCTTCCTCCACCCTCTCAGGCCCTACTCTGTTCTTAGGCTCTGTGGGGTAAAGGGGAATACCCCTGGGTTCAGCTCAGCCCTAGCACCTGATGCTAATGGATGGAAACAGGCCAAAGGAGTGGGCCTCTGACTGCCTGGAGTCCCCAGTCAGGTCCTCTGTGATGCAGCTCTGGCCTGGACACAGGGTTCCATTCAGATATTTGGGCTCTTTCTTCCAGCCCTGGCCCTGGATCCTCTGTGGACCTTTGTTTTGGGGTTTCTGCTCGACCTTTTCCCTAGTGGTGTGCCCAGAGCTTCCCAGACTTTCCACCCAAGGAACACAATGCCTTAAGTGTCGCTGCTCTCACCACTTGTGAACCAAATTCCTTGATGCTGACTAAGCATGCAGAACTAGGCCT
The sequence above is drawn from the Rhinopithecus roxellana isolate Shanxi Qingling chromosome 1, ASM756505v1, whole genome shotgun sequence genome and encodes:
- the SEC13 gene encoding protein SEC13 homolog, with the protein product MVSVINTVDTSHEDMIHDAQMDYYGTRLATCSSDRSVKIFDVRNGGQILIADLRGHEGPVWQVAWAHPMYGNILASCSYDRKVIIWREENGTWEKSHEHAGHDSSVNSVCWAPHDYGLILACGSSDGAISLLTYTGEGQWEVKKINNAHTIGCNAVSWAPAVVPGSLIDQPSGQKPNYIKRFASGGCDNLIKLWKEEEDGQWKEEQKLEAHSDWVRDVAWAPSIGLPTSTIASCSQDGRVFIWTCDDASGNTWSPKLLHKFNDVVWHVSWSITANILAVSGGDNKVTLWKESVDGQWVCISDVNKGQGSVSASVTEGQQNEQ